From a single Cytophagales bacterium WSM2-2 genomic region:
- a CDS encoding DNA-binding protein, translating to MKIAVFGTGIVGQTIANRLVGLNHSVTIGTRDVNKTLSRTEKDMYGNPSFGEWYNQNKNNLQLSTYANAASSSDIIFLCTMGQGSVEALKQAGDTNLKGKTIIDISNPLDFSKGAPPSLSPVNTDSLGELIQRTFPEAKVVKTLNTMNCFLMVNPAALPGDHNVFVSGNDDGAKKAAKEILKSFGWNDSTIIDLGDITTARGTEQLLPIWIRLYTALQNPMFNFKIVVGPKK from the coding sequence ATGAAAATTGCTGTATTCGGAACAGGTATTGTAGGCCAGACTATCGCCAACCGTTTGGTAGGGCTGAACCATTCTGTGACTATTGGAACTCGTGATGTGAACAAGACCTTATCGCGTACCGAGAAAGACATGTACGGAAATCCGTCTTTTGGCGAATGGTACAATCAGAATAAAAACAATCTTCAGTTGAGCACCTACGCCAACGCTGCTTCATCATCGGATATCATCTTCCTTTGTACGATGGGACAAGGTTCTGTAGAAGCTTTGAAACAGGCAGGCGATACTAATCTGAAGGGCAAGACGATCATTGATATTTCTAACCCGTTGGATTTCTCCAAAGGGGCACCTCCATCATTATCGCCTGTAAACACCGACTCGTTGGGTGAACTGATTCAAAGGACTTTTCCTGAAGCGAAAGTGGTGAAGACTCTTAATACAATGAATTGTTTTCTGATGGTCAATCCCGCTGCACTTCCTGGCGACCACAATGTATTTGTAAGTGGTAACGATGATGGTGCTAAAAAAGCAGCAAAAGAAATTCTGAAATCCTTCGGGTGGAATGATAGCACCATCATTGATTTGGGTGATATCACAACGGCCAGGGGTACTGAACAACTACTCCCCATTTGGATTCGCTTGTATACCGCCTTGCAAAACCCCATGTTCAATTTCAAAATCGTGGTCGGGCCAAAAAAATGA
- a CDS encoding transcriptional regulator produces the protein MLIDNKEKVFVLEGKEYHCAMDVTMDYIGGKWKVVVLWYLRKDKKRFSELRKLIPGITEKMLSLQLKSLESDGVVGRKIYPEVPPKVEYFLTDFGKSLIPMLEEIAKWGRNLAQSKGKMVDKDRKKKVKKA, from the coding sequence ATGCTGATCGATAATAAAGAAAAGGTTTTCGTCCTCGAAGGAAAAGAATACCACTGTGCCATGGATGTGACGATGGACTACATTGGAGGAAAATGGAAAGTAGTAGTGCTTTGGTATTTGAGAAAAGATAAGAAGAGGTTTAGCGAATTAAGAAAACTCATTCCTGGTATTACAGAAAAGATGCTTAGCCTGCAATTGAAAAGCCTTGAGAGCGATGGCGTTGTGGGAAGGAAGATCTATCCTGAAGTGCCTCCCAAAGTGGAATACTTCCTGACCGATTTCGGAAAATCGCTGATTCCAATGCTGGAAGAGATAGCGAAATGGGGGCGCAATCTTGCCCAATCCAAAGGCAAGATGGTAGACAAGGACAGGAAAAAGAAGGTGAAGAAAGCCTAA
- a CDS encoding transcriptional regulator: MNLRRDVFQAIADPTRRAILLLVASQSMTAGAIASNFDTARPTVSKHLQILTECELLKQEQTGREIYYLINAKKMKEVADFIEPFRKMWDDRFNKLEAVMKKYKSKK, encoded by the coding sequence ATGAATCTAAGACGAGATGTTTTCCAGGCCATTGCAGACCCGACCAGGCGGGCCATACTCTTGTTAGTTGCATCGCAATCCATGACAGCCGGTGCCATCGCTTCCAACTTTGACACTGCACGACCTACTGTTTCAAAACACCTGCAAATACTCACGGAGTGTGAGTTGCTAAAGCAAGAGCAAACCGGCAGGGAGATTTACTACCTTATTAATGCAAAAAAAATGAAAGAAGTAGCCGATTTCATTGAGCCGTTCCGCAAGATGTGGGATGACAGGTTTAATAAACTGGAAGCAGTTATGAAAAAATACAAATCCAAGAAATAA
- a CDS encoding ATPase, producing the protein MEYKTKINAEDGKQELTITREFDLPLELLFKAYEEAEIVEQWMGTKVLKLENKKYGSYQFETTDPKGNKHRFSGTIHEFIPNLRIIRTFEMENTPFGVQLEFLEFEKLTDDTSKLNMHVIYKSVALRDQMLQLPFAQGINMAHNRIQDILHKLK; encoded by the coding sequence ATGGAGTATAAAACAAAAATCAATGCTGAAGACGGTAAGCAGGAGCTAACAATTACCCGCGAATTTGATTTGCCTTTGGAGCTGCTTTTCAAAGCATACGAAGAAGCAGAAATTGTTGAACAATGGATGGGAACGAAAGTCCTTAAACTGGAAAATAAGAAGTACGGCAGTTATCAGTTTGAAACAACCGACCCTAAGGGGAACAAACACAGGTTCAGCGGGACGATCCATGAGTTTATTCCGAACCTGAGAATCATCAGGACATTCGAAATGGAGAATACACCTTTTGGCGTACAACTGGAATTCCTGGAGTTTGAAAAACTTACCGATGACACCAGCAAACTCAATATGCATGTCATTTACAAGTCTGTTGCACTCCGGGACCAAATGCTGCAGCTGCCTTTTGCCCAGGGCATCAATATGGCACACAACCGCATACAAGACATCCTACACAAACTAAAATAA
- the ydeI gene encoding hypothetical protein, which produces MNPKVDWYFNKAKKWQKELEQLRAIALSCDLIEELKWGCPCYTFEKSNIVLIHAFKEYCALLFFKGVLLKDAKKILVQQTENVQAARQIRFTSTAEIVKMKRTVQSYIYEAVKVEESGVKVDFKKTKEFNMPEEFQRKLDKHPALKKAFEALTPGRQRGYLLYFSSAKQSKTREERVEKYMKPILNGKGLED; this is translated from the coding sequence ATGAATCCCAAAGTTGATTGGTATTTCAATAAAGCCAAAAAGTGGCAGAAGGAGTTAGAGCAACTGCGCGCGATTGCTCTCAGCTGCGATCTGATTGAAGAATTGAAATGGGGTTGCCCTTGCTACACGTTCGAGAAAAGCAATATCGTACTGATACATGCCTTTAAAGAATATTGTGCGTTGCTGTTTTTCAAAGGTGTCTTGCTGAAAGACGCTAAAAAAATCCTGGTACAGCAAACTGAAAATGTACAGGCTGCCCGCCAGATTCGATTCACCAGTACTGCAGAAATAGTGAAGATGAAACGTACCGTGCAGTCCTACATTTACGAAGCTGTTAAGGTGGAAGAGTCTGGCGTGAAAGTGGACTTCAAGAAAACGAAAGAGTTCAATATGCCCGAAGAGTTTCAAAGAAAACTGGACAAGCATCCTGCTTTGAAAAAAGCATTTGAAGCGCTGACACCAGGAAGGCAACGAGGATATCTCCTGTATTTTTCTTCAGCTAAACAATCCAAGACCCGAGAAGAGAGAGTTGAGAAATATATGAAGCCGATTCTCAACGGGAAGGGACTGGAGGACTAA